The candidate division KSB1 bacterium genome includes the window ATTCGATCTCGATCATCTAGATTCTTGACCAGAAGCTTAAAAGCTGATTTTAAGAGAGACAGTTTGTTCGGCGACTTCATCGAGCCGGAAACATCCACCAGAAAAACCAGGTTGCTCGGCCTCATGTCTTCATAGTCCAGCTTTTTACCTTGCAAGCCGATGTGCACCAATTTATGGTCCGGATTCCACGGTGCCTGCGAAACTTCGGTCGTTACCGAAAATGGGTGCTCGCCTTTTGGGTCTTCATAATCATAATTAAAGTAATTGACCAGCTCTTCGATACGCACCGCGTCTTTGTATGGCAGTTGCCCGGAATTCAGAAACCGGCGCACGTTTGCATAAGATGCGGCGTCGACGTCAATCGAAAATGTTGACAACGGATTCGTTCCCGGACTCAGGAACACGTTGTCGTTGATTTTGCTGTACTCTTCGGTGTTGTGGGGAATCGGGAGAATATCCGGTTTTGCAGTTGTGAAATTACCGACAGCAACGGACTTTGATAATAGTTGAAAGCTCTGAAGAGGCATGTTTTTTCCTTTGCGTTCCCGGACAGCCATATCCGTTACAACCACTTCTTCAGTTTTAAATAGTTGATCTATATCTTGATCCTTTTGAGCGTCTTTCTTTGAATCATCAACTTTGGGGACTTCAACTTGCCTTTCAGGTCCCTTTTCAACTTGCACAGGTTTTTGAGTGCTGCGGCATCCTAAAAATGCGGTTGTTAAAATAAAAAATATGAAAATATATTTTTGCATGGCACTTCTCCTTACTTTTTCTTATTTTAAACAGTTAATTGATTTACCTTTTGCCCATTAATGCCATTAACTGAAGAAAGGTGAATGAGAAATATTAGTTTTTTCCCGGAGCAGAAACTCCTCAACCGAATCAAAAGCAACGACCGCACGGTTTTGGGTGAGCTTTTTGTCCGGTATAAAAAATTAGTCGCGAGTTACGTCTCAAAACATGGCGGCGATCAATCGGATGCGGAGGACATGCTGCAGGAAGCCATTATTGTGGTCTGGCAAAAAGTCTGCTCCGGAAAGTTTGAGTTGAGGTCAAAGTTGAGTACTTATATTTTGGCGATTGTAAAAAACAAATGGAGCGCTGAAATGCGCAAGCGCAGCAAGTTTTCCGAAGAGTTGCCGGAGGATATTTCGGACGGGAATCCTTCAACTTTAGATGGTGTTATTAAAGAGGAAGAAATGGCGACGGTCAGAAAAGCACTGGCAGCACTTAATCCAATTTGCAAAGAATTGCTGATGCTTTTTTATTTTGAAGAAAGAAACTTGCGGGATATTGCAAGAGTTTTGGGATTTGCAAACCCGGAAGTGGCAAAATCCAAAAAGTACCAGTGTAAAAAATCACTGGAAACAATTTTAAAACAACAAACGGCAAAGACCGAAAGGAGAATTTGATGAAGTGCCAGGACATTCTCCAAAATGAGCTTCATGAAAAATATATTCTCAACCAGCTTGAGGACTCCGAGAAAGCAAAATATGAATTGCACTTAAAAGAATGCAAAGACTGCCAGGCAGAACTGAAAACTCAGCGGGTGTTGATTTCCGGCATTCGGGCAGCCGGGCTCGCCGAGATGAAAAATGAGATCAAACGCCAGGTTGAGATTGGCGAACTGAATCACCCGGGAATGACCTGGGGCAGGTTATCGAAAATTGCGGCTGTTTTATTCATTTTTGTTTTAACGCCTGGGGTGATAATTTATTTAAGCAAAAGCAACCCGGAGCTTGTGCCGACAGCAGAACAGAAAACAGAGAATGCACCAGAAGACATTTCTTATTCAGTCGCTGATGCGGCAACCGAGGGCAGGCGGGATATAGTGTCAACCGAAATGATGCCGGATGCAGATTTAAAAGTTTTAAAAATTCCTAAACAGAAAGATGCAGGAGGAAAGAAAATATTTAAGAAAAATGAATCTGCCAAATCAGATGCTTTAAAACTTACTTTTGGGGAAACCAAAAAGGCGAAAATAACAACCGAAATGGATAAGCAAGAAATGCTGATTCGAGCTGAACCTGCTCAATCCAAAATTGCTTTGCAAGAAGAGGTTTCGACTTTTAAAAATGAAAAAGAAGATGCGTTTTTAAAATCAAATTTAGCGGCAACTCCAAAGGAATCACGGCTCAAGGGCAAAACAGGTGATCTCAACCAACCGAAAATTGAAGCGGTGATCTTTTCTTCCCGTGAATACAGGAGTGCTC containing:
- a CDS encoding sigma-70 family RNA polymerase sigma factor, which codes for MRNISFFPEQKLLNRIKSNDRTVLGELFVRYKKLVASYVSKHGGDQSDAEDMLQEAIIVVWQKVCSGKFELRSKLSTYILAIVKNKWSAEMRKRSKFSEELPEDISDGNPSTLDGVIKEEEMATVRKALAALNPICKELLMLFYFEERNLRDIARVLGFANPEVAKSKKYQCKKSLETILKQQTAKTERRI
- a CDS encoding zf-HC2 domain-containing protein; amino-acid sequence: MKCQDILQNELHEKYILNQLEDSEKAKYELHLKECKDCQAELKTQRVLISGIRAAGLAEMKNEIKRQVEIGELNHPGMTWGRLSKIAAVLFIFVLTPGVIIYLSKSNPELVPTAEQKTENAPEDISYSVADAATEGRRDIVSTEMMPDADLKVLKIPKQKDAGGKKIFKKNESAKSDALKLTFGETKKAKITTEMDKQEMLIRAEPAQSKIALQEEVSTFKNEKEDAFLKSNLAATPKESRLKGKTGDLNQPKIEAVIFSSREYRSARTYVYEAPEAGLKKAGQFRQRNTRLFDMKKSTEQTVSDLRFISNGHAILVHLKASEDEAAREVLARAIDSRLPKSFAVEIITQDSLNLEMTWLVGSEFFKMNPEEIKVEILNEQIMRITIENKYIYETELSKNTNTAILKE